The genomic window GCCTGTCCTCGCAGATCACGATCCCGATCACGGTGCTGCCCTCGGGCAACCTGCCTCCGCAGGTGCGTTCGACCAGTGTGGTCGTACGTGCCGGTGGCCAGGCGCGGACCGTGGACCTGGACCGGTTGGCCACCGACGTCAACGAGGACGAGTTGAGCTTCGACGTCAAGGGTGCTCGCGACGGCGTCGAGGTCGACATCGAGGACAACGTGCTCGCGGTCTCCGCCGACAAGAGCGCGCCCAGCGGCCAGGTCGACCTGGAGGTGTCGGCGTCGGACGGATCGGCCGACCCCCAGAGCGGTCAGGTGACGGTGACGGTCATCGGACTTCCCGAGGACGACGAGGGCGAGGACGAGGTCGACACGGTGGCGCCGCCGATGGAACTGACTCCACTGCGGATCGCCGACGCGGAGGCCGGCGAGCCGGTGACCGTGGACGTGAGTGACGCGGTCGCGTTCGACCCGTTCCCGGGCAAGAGCAAGAAGGTGACCTTCGCCTCGGCCACGGGTCCCGCCGGTGACACGTCCACATCCGGGTCGAACATCATCGTCACCCCGACCGGCGCGGGCAAGGTCGTGGTGACCTACCGCCTCGATGACGGTTCCGGTGAGCCCTCCCGGGAGGCCGAGGGTCGGGTGGTGATCGTGGTCGCCGACGTGCCCGCGGCACCTCCGCCTCCGACGGCGGTCGAGGGGGGACCGGACTCGGTGCAGCTGACCTGGCGGGCACCCGACGACCAGGGCAGCCCGATCCAGCACTACCTCGTGCGACGCGCCGGCTCCGACGACTCCACGCGGTGCGTGGCGACGCAGTGCACCATCCAGGGGCTGGACGCGGGCAAGGAGTACCGGTTCACCGTCACCGCGGTCAACGGTCTCGGCGAAGGGGAGCCGAGCCCCCCTTCGTCCCCGGTCACGCCCGACACGGTCCCCGGCACGATGGTCGCGCCGGTTGTCCAAGGTGATGACCTGACCAACCGTGACGGCAAGTTGCGGCTGTCCTGGGGGACCGCGTCCAACGAGGGATCGGACATCACCAAGTACGAACTGCAGTCGAGCCCGAGCAGCAGCGTGAGGTCGGTGGGGCCGGAGCAACAGGAGATGGTCTGGGACGGTCTGGCCAACGGTACGTCGTACCGATTCCGGGTCAGGGCGGTCAATGACCGTGGCCCCGGTGTGTGGTCGCCGTGGTCGGATACGCAGACACCGTTCACCAAGCCCAACCAGATGCCACCGCCCAGCCTGAGTGCGGCCGGCAATGACGACGGCGACGGCGACGGGTACCTCGAGGTCTCCTGGCCCACGCCACAGTCGCCGGCCGACGGCCATGACGACGTCACGGGCTTCGAGGTCCGCGTCTACCGGGGTGGAGGCAAGGAGCCGGTCGCAGCCAAGCCCGTCACCGGGAACAGCACCAGTTTCACCGTGCCCAACGGGCACTCCTACACGGCCGTGGTACGCGGCACCAACCGTGCGGGGAAGTCGGGCTGGTCGGGCCGGTCCGGTGCCGTGACGACGTGGGACCGTGCGTCGAAACCGACCAGCATCAGCAAGGCCGACGACTGCGTGAAGTGCTTGGAGTCGAAGAGCTCCTATCGCGGCAAGGTGCAGTTCACCACTCCCAGCGACAACGGCGGCTATCCCGTGACCGAATACCGCTACAAGACGTCGGACGGCACCACCGGGACCTGGACCGGCCTGGATCGCGGTGAAGGAGTCCGGGTCACCGCCACCCTTCCCTTCAATTCCAAGGGGCAGGGCCAGTCGGTGACGATCACCCCGGTCACCAACCCAGAGGGCCAGGGTTCCACCAGTGGCGCCTCCAGCGCCGGCGGTACCTTCAACCCCTACGCGAAGCCGTACTTCAGGAGCACCAGCAAGAATGCCGGTTACCGCGATGCGGTGTTCTCCTACGTCTGCGAAGGCAACGGCCGAGCCATCAAGAGTTTTGTGGCCACCCGCTCCGACACCGGCACACAGAAGAAGCCGGACTGCAACAACGGGTCCGCGGTCGTGCACTGGGGTAACCCCGATCCCATCCAGGGCGGTTCGCGCATCGGCACCAAGGCGACGTTCACCACCACTGCGGGCGCCAAGGCATCGCACGACTCGGGCTCCGTCCGGGTCGACGACCCGACGATCAACGCCTCCGTGCACAAGCGGAGCGCTACGGGCGACTGCAAGGACCCCTGCTACCGCGTCCAGATCTCGCTCGACGGTCTTGTGGCCAAGGACAACCCCTACACCGTCAGTGGCGTCGGCACGGGAGGTGGCTGTCCCGGTCCCTTCGACCGGCCCAAGGGCTTGCGAGTGGGATCCGACGGGCGGGTGACCGACTCGCGGACGTGGGTCATCACCGGCAAGTACTGCTCCGGAACGAAACTGACCGTCAAGTACGACATCAACTATCCCGGGGGCGGCGGCACCCGAACGTTCTCCGATTCCGTGAAGGTTCCCTGATGATCATCGACGACCACGAGGAGTGGCCATGACCTTGTCGCCCGAACAGACCCAGTGGTTCTCGCAGACGTTCGCCCAGCTGGTGGCGAACGTCGAACGGGCGGTGGTGGGTAAGCACGAGGTGGTGCAGTTGGCTTTCACGTGCCTGGTCGCCGAGGGGCACCTGCTGCTGGAGGACTTCCCGGGCACGGGAAAGACCTCCCTGGCGCGCGCGATGGCCGACACCCTGCAGGGGGAGCAGCACCGGATCCAGTTCACACCGGACCTGCTGCCCAGCGACGTGACGGGTGTGACCATCTTCGACCAGGCCTCGCAGCGCTTCGAGTTCCGTCGCGGTCCGGTGTTCGCGAACGTGGTGCTGGCCGACGAGATCAACCGCGCCTCGCCCAAGACGCAGTCGGCGTTGCTGGAGGTGATGGAGGAGCACCAGGTGACCGTCGACGGTGTCACCCACAAGGTGGGTCAGCCCTTCATCGTGATCGCGACCCAGAACCCGATCGAGCAGGCCGGGACGTATCGGTTGCCGGAGGCGCAGCTGGACCGGTTCCTGATGAAGTCCTCGATCGGGTACCCGGACCACGCCAGCTCGGTCTCGATCCTGTCGAACCCCAAGGCGGGGCGGCACGGCCGCGGACTGGAGGGGATCATCAGCACCGAGCACGTGGTGAGCATGGTCGGTCTGGCCGAGGAGGTGCATGCCGACGAGTCGGTGCTGGAGTACGTCGCCACGATCTGTGC from Janibacter cremeus includes these protein-coding regions:
- a CDS encoding AAA family ATPase, producing MTLSPEQTQWFSQTFAQLVANVERAVVGKHEVVQLAFTCLVAEGHLLLEDFPGTGKTSLARAMADTLQGEQHRIQFTPDLLPSDVTGVTIFDQASQRFEFRRGPVFANVVLADEINRASPKTQSALLEVMEEHQVTVDGVTHKVGQPFIVIATQNPIEQAGTYRLPEAQLDRFLMKSSIGYPDHASSVSILSNPKAGRHGRGLEGIISTEHVVSMVGLAEEVHADESVLEYVATICAETRDAGDVVLGCSIRAGLGLMRAARVWAAACGRNYVLPDDIKLLAQPVLAHRMVLDPEEEFRGLTNEKVIRRILDSVAAPQERVSA